From a single Staphylococcus epidermidis genomic region:
- a CDS encoding response regulator transcription factor, translating into MTNEILIVDDEDRIRRLLKLYLERESFEIHEARDGKEAYELALENNYACILLDLMLPEMDGIEVASKLREHKDTPIIMLTAKGEETNRVEGFESGADDYIVKPFSPREVVLRVKALLRRTQTANTEQSEPHARDIIEFSHLVIDNDAHRVLADDQQVNLTPKEYELLIYLAKTPNKVFDREQLLKEVWHYEFYGDLRTVDTHVKRLREKLNRVSSDAAQMIQTVWGVGYKFEVKPSDEPTK; encoded by the coding sequence ATGACTAACGAAATTTTAATCGTTGATGATGAAGATAGAATTAGAAGATTACTTAAATTATATTTAGAAAGAGAATCTTTTGAAATTCATGAAGCAAGAGATGGTAAAGAAGCCTACGAGCTTGCTCTTGAAAACAACTATGCGTGCATCCTCTTAGATTTAATGCTTCCTGAAATGGATGGAATTGAAGTTGCCTCTAAACTTAGAGAACATAAAGATACACCTATCATCATGCTTACTGCAAAAGGTGAAGAAACAAATCGTGTTGAAGGATTTGAATCGGGAGCAGATGATTATATTGTTAAGCCTTTCTCACCTAGAGAAGTAGTATTGAGAGTAAAGGCGTTATTAAGACGTACACAAACTGCAAACACTGAGCAAAGCGAACCGCATGCACGCGATATTATTGAATTTAGTCATCTAGTGATTGATAATGACGCTCATCGAGTCCTTGCGGATGATCAACAAGTGAATCTAACACCTAAAGAGTATGAATTACTCATCTATTTAGCTAAAACTCCAAATAAAGTATTTGATCGAGAACAGTTACTTAAAGAGGTTTGGCATTACGAATTTTATGGGGACTTGCGTACAGTAGACACTCACGTCAAAAGACTTAGAGAAAAGTTAAATCGAGTATCAAGTGATGCTGCACAAATGATACAAACTGTGTGGGGTGTCGGTTATAAATTTGAGGTAAAACCTAGTGATGAACCGACTAAATAG
- a CDS encoding ATP-binding protein has translation MNRLNSVVIKLWLTIILIVATVLILLSVSLITFIQYYFTQETENAIKEDAKRISSLVEKSHNKTLAIQNSQTLIDGDGPGGLIIMKDMSEKPDSSYKDTKKQMFNEIKKSTKFKKVFKEGEYETQNITIKNKGNSQSYLLLGYPMKAQKGAQSHYSGVFIYKDLKSIEDTNNAITIIILITAIIFTIASTIFAFFLSNRITKPLRQLKTQAQKVSEGDYSQISTVATKDEIGDLSRAFNNMNVEIQEHIKAISSSKNIRDTLLNSMVEGVLGINNQREIILSNKMADDIMRHIDDFSKESIEQQIEATFESQQNEYLELEINTRYYVFISSYIDRIQTNGRSGIVMVIRDMTNEHNLDQMKKDFIANVSHELRTPISLLQGYTESIVDGIVTEPDEIRDSLAIVLDESKRLNRLVNELLNVARMDAEGLSVEKELQPIQHLLDKMESKYRMQSEELGLTMTFDSNNDEQLWNYDMDRMDQVLTNLIDNATRYTQAGDSIKISIDEDSDFNILTITDTGTGIAPEHLKQVFDRFYKVDAARKRGKQGTGLGLFICKMIIEEHGGRIDVESELGKGTSFIIRLPKSKQIS, from the coding sequence ATGAACCGACTAAATAGTGTTGTTATAAAACTGTGGTTAACTATTATTTTAATAGTAGCGACAGTTTTAATTTTATTAAGTGTTTCATTAATCACTTTTATACAATATTACTTTACGCAAGAAACAGAAAATGCAATTAAAGAAGATGCCAAAAGAATTAGTTCACTTGTTGAGAAGTCTCATAACAAAACATTAGCTATCCAAAATAGCCAAACACTCATTGATGGTGATGGACCGGGTGGCCTCATTATTATGAAAGACATGAGCGAGAAACCAGACTCATCGTATAAAGACACTAAAAAACAAATGTTTAATGAAATAAAAAAGAGTACTAAATTTAAAAAAGTGTTTAAAGAAGGTGAGTATGAAACTCAAAATATTACAATAAAAAATAAAGGTAATTCTCAATCTTATCTTTTGCTAGGATACCCAATGAAAGCTCAAAAAGGTGCTCAAAGTCATTATAGTGGTGTTTTTATATATAAAGATTTGAAATCTATCGAAGATACAAATAATGCTATTACAATTATTATATTAATAACTGCTATTATATTTACTATAGCAAGCACAATATTTGCATTCTTTTTATCTAATAGAATAACGAAACCCTTACGTCAATTAAAAACACAAGCACAAAAAGTTTCTGAAGGGGATTATAGTCAAATTTCAACTGTCGCTACTAAAGATGAAATAGGTGATTTATCACGTGCATTTAACAACATGAACGTAGAAATTCAAGAACATATCAAAGCAATTTCTTCATCTAAGAATATAAGAGATACATTATTAAACTCTATGGTAGAAGGCGTTCTAGGCATTAATAATCAACGTGAAATCATATTGTCAAACAAGATGGCTGATGATATTATGCGTCACATTGATGATTTTTCAAAAGAATCTATTGAACAGCAAATTGAAGCAACATTTGAATCACAACAGAATGAGTATTTAGAATTAGAAATTAATACAAGGTACTATGTATTTATCTCCAGTTATATAGATAGAATTCAAACAAATGGTAGAAGTGGTATTGTCATGGTCATCCGTGATATGACAAATGAACATAATCTTGATCAAATGAAAAAAGATTTTATAGCAAATGTATCACATGAATTACGTACGCCAATCTCTTTATTACAGGGTTACACTGAGTCCATAGTAGACGGTATAGTTACCGAACCAGATGAAATACGTGACTCATTAGCAATCGTTTTAGATGAATCTAAGCGACTTAATCGTTTAGTCAATGAATTACTAAATGTAGCTCGTATGGATGCTGAAGGATTATCAGTTGAGAAGGAATTACAACCTATTCAACACCTTCTTGATAAAATGGAGTCTAAATATCGCATGCAAAGTGAAGAATTAGGTTTAACAATGACGTTTGATTCTAATAATGACGAACAATTATGGAACTATGATATGGATAGAATGGACCAAGTGTTAACTAATTTAATTGATAACGCAACAAGATATACACAAGCTGGTGATTCTATAAAGATTTCTATTGATGAAGATTCAGATTTCAATATTTTAACAATAACTGATACAGGCACTGGTATAGCACCGGAACATCTGAAACAAGTATTTGACCGTTTTTATAAAGTGGACGCTGCTCGAAAAAGAGGTAAGCAAGGCACCGGATTAGGACTTTTCATTTGTAAAATGATTATTGAAGAACACGGGGGACGTATTGATGTTGAGAGCGAATTAGGCAAAGGTACTTCATTTATTATTAGACTACCTAAATCAAAACAAATTAGTTAG
- a CDS encoding ECF transporter S component, with protein MQQNKRLITISMLSAVAFVLTFIKFPLPFIPPYLTLDFSDVPTLLATFLLSPIAGIIVALIKNILNFLFNIGDPVGPVANFLAGVSFLLSSYYVYRKRKNNRSLIYGLITGTIVMTIVLSILNYFVLLPLYGMIFNLGDVLNNVKIVIVSGVIPFNLIKGIIISIIFVLLFRRLRHIIK; from the coding sequence ATGCAACAAAACAAACGTTTGATTACAATTAGTATGTTAAGTGCGGTAGCGTTTGTGTTAACTTTCATCAAGTTTCCATTGCCATTTATACCACCGTATCTAACTCTCGATTTTAGTGATGTACCGACGTTATTAGCAACATTCCTCTTAAGTCCTATTGCTGGGATTATCGTTGCACTCATCAAAAATATTTTAAATTTTCTATTCAATATAGGGGATCCTGTTGGACCAGTAGCTAACTTTTTAGCAGGCGTCAGCTTTTTGCTATCATCATACTATGTTTATAGAAAAAGAAAAAATAATCGTTCTTTAATTTATGGATTAATTACAGGTACAATCGTTATGACTATTGTTTTGAGCATCTTAAATTATTTTGTGTTACTTCCATTATATGGAATGATATTTAATTTAGGTGATGTGCTTAATAACGTAAAAATTGTTATTGTGTCTGGAGTCATACCTTTTAATTTAATTAAAGGCATAATCATTTCCATTATATTTGTGCTGTTATTTAGAAGATTAAGACATATCATCAAATAA
- a CDS encoding ferredoxin, with the protein MAKYTIVDMDTCIACGACGAAAPDIYDYDDEGIAYVILDDNQGTAEVPEELYEDMEDALEGCPTDSIKIEDEPFDGDALKFE; encoded by the coding sequence ATGGCAAAATATACAATCGTTGATATGGATACATGTATAGCATGCGGTGCTTGCGGTGCAGCTGCTCCAGATATATATGATTACGATGATGAAGGTATTGCATACGTAATCCTTGACGATAACCAAGGTACTGCTGAAGTGCCTGAAGAGTTATATGAAGATATGGAAGATGCGCTAGAAGGTTGTCCTACTGACTCAATCAAAATTGAAGACGAACCATTTGATGGTGACGCACTGAAATTTGAATAA
- a CDS encoding helix-turn-helix domain-containing protein, whose product MYNILSYAMSHAFNYKTNKSIYNILTGKKSHQTFFDASSQQLLSLYHSLPNLKYSTFEQFILQKDDFKKSIQVKIHPQYTYDSLTQTFSCIQLLIQTLSHTRKESNTFIPIVQNTYIQQRVKQLYHQVIESNQVSNTIDEIYLLFENLNNKYNHTFLHYYLQGYEESMYTRQQISLIESIPQSELFEREMNELIDILNQLKDSTKYPILSQAIILSPLLTNTYLSYQKLKSGLNLKEIAQLQNVKLNTIEDHILEMYIKGYLIDYTLFINKKDILEFINYYQKHRGERLKFYKEHFTDWTYFQIKLVIVGIERGDLIAER is encoded by the coding sequence TTGTACAATATACTATCATACGCTATGAGTCATGCATTTAACTACAAAACCAATAAAAGTATCTATAATATTTTAACAGGCAAGAAGTCACACCAAACGTTTTTCGATGCGTCAAGCCAACAACTTTTGTCATTATATCATAGTTTACCTAACTTAAAGTATTCAACTTTTGAGCAATTTATACTCCAAAAGGATGATTTTAAAAAATCAATTCAAGTAAAAATACATCCACAATACACTTATGATAGTCTCACTCAAACCTTTAGTTGCATACAATTACTTATCCAAACGTTATCTCATACACGCAAGGAGTCAAATACATTTATTCCAATCGTTCAAAATACCTATATCCAACAAAGGGTTAAACAACTTTATCATCAGGTCATTGAATCAAATCAAGTATCAAATACTATAGACGAAATATATTTATTATTTGAGAATTTAAATAATAAATATAACCATACATTTCTTCATTATTATTTACAAGGATATGAGGAATCCATGTATACTAGACAACAAATAAGTTTAATTGAGAGTATACCACAATCAGAATTATTTGAACGAGAAATGAATGAACTGATTGACATATTGAATCAATTAAAAGATTCAACGAAATATCCAATACTTTCTCAAGCTATCATTCTTTCACCATTACTAACAAATACATACTTAAGCTATCAAAAGTTAAAATCTGGTCTCAATTTAAAAGAAATTGCTCAATTACAAAATGTAAAACTTAACACAATTGAAGATCATATTCTAGAAATGTATATTAAAGGTTATTTGATAGACTATACATTATTTATAAATAAAAAAGATATTCTCGAATTTATAAACTACTATCAAAAACATCGCGGTGAACGATTAAAATTTTATAAAGAACATTTTACTGATTGGACTTACTTTCAAATTAAGTTAGTTATAGTAGGAATAGAAAGAGGTGATTTAATTGCTGAAAGATAA
- a CDS encoding RecQ family ATP-dependent DNA helicase: MLKDNLKEWFGFDEFKEGQEEIIDSVLHGRHTLGILPTGSGKSLCYQLPTYILEKPTLIISPLISLMDDQVMQMKLKGETHVACVHSGMDEVEKRDNIKRLSKSRFIYLSPEYILQPHNFKYIAHINFGLIVLDEAHCLSEWGYDFRPHYALVGKIIHHFNSATVLALTATAPPQLETDLSHILSLKLNVVQKSMNRENISLQHYNFNDDEGKIEWLLPFLSNSGPTIIYVSSKKRCLELAQMIYDSGYLTGIYHGDLSYQERQTVQQQFFNNDIPVIVATSAFGMGINKKDIRTVIHFHLSSSPSNYLQEIGRAGRDGKQSQAISLFQPDDSFILETLLFTDIITDDDITMFETGNHLPDEKEKILSTLNIQFTFSQLKDIFHQSYQRKRLGYMRMMGYTNLDQCRRKYLLEFFGEHPQSPKQCCDQDSRLEPIQILNRKKVKRKLSFNEKLYNLFET; this comes from the coding sequence TTGCTGAAAGATAATTTAAAGGAATGGTTTGGTTTTGATGAATTTAAAGAGGGGCAAGAAGAAATTATTGATAGTGTCCTTCATGGAAGGCATACACTTGGAATTTTACCAACTGGTAGCGGTAAAAGCTTATGTTATCAACTCCCTACATATATATTAGAAAAACCGACATTAATTATATCACCACTCATTTCGCTTATGGATGATCAAGTTATGCAAATGAAGTTAAAAGGTGAAACACATGTTGCATGTGTACATTCCGGCATGGACGAAGTAGAAAAAAGAGACAATATTAAACGACTAAGTAAAAGTCGATTTATTTATTTAAGTCCAGAATATATACTGCAACCTCATAATTTTAAGTACATCGCTCATATCAACTTTGGATTAATAGTATTAGATGAAGCGCACTGTTTATCAGAGTGGGGGTATGATTTTAGACCTCACTATGCTTTAGTTGGTAAAATTATTCATCATTTTAATTCAGCAACAGTGTTAGCACTAACAGCTACAGCACCACCTCAATTAGAAACTGATTTATCTCACATTTTATCACTCAAATTAAATGTAGTTCAAAAAAGTATGAATCGAGAAAATATTAGCTTACAACACTATAATTTTAATGATGATGAGGGGAAGATTGAATGGCTGTTACCATTTTTATCTAATTCTGGGCCTACAATTATATATGTTTCTTCTAAAAAAAGATGTTTAGAACTAGCTCAAATGATTTATGACTCAGGATATCTAACAGGTATATATCATGGAGATTTAAGTTATCAGGAACGCCAAACAGTTCAACAACAGTTTTTTAATAATGACATCCCCGTTATAGTAGCAACAAGTGCTTTTGGAATGGGAATAAATAAAAAAGATATTCGTACAGTCATACATTTTCATTTATCATCTTCACCATCTAACTATTTACAAGAAATTGGTCGTGCTGGTAGGGATGGTAAACAAAGTCAAGCCATTAGTTTATTTCAACCTGATGATAGTTTTATTCTAGAAACACTACTATTCACTGATATTATCACAGATGACGATATTACAATGTTTGAGACGGGAAACCACTTACCAGATGAAAAGGAAAAAATTTTAAGTACTTTAAATATACAATTCACATTTAGCCAACTTAAAGATATATTTCATCAATCATATCAACGTAAGCGACTAGGTTATATGAGAATGATGGGCTATACTAATTTAGATCAATGTCGACGTAAATACTTACTAGAATTTTTTGGCGAACATCCTCAAAGTCCAAAACAATGTTGTGATCAAGATTCAAGATTAGAGCCTATTCAGATATTGAATCGTAAAAAGGTGAAAAGAAAACTAAGTTTTAATGAAAAATTATATAATTTGTTCGAAACCTAG
- the ebpS gene encoding elastin-binding protein EbpS: protein MSNNNFKDDFEKNRQSINPDEHQTELKEDDKTNENKKEADSQNSLSNNSNQQFPPRNAQRRKRRRETATNQSKQQDDKHQKNSDAKTTEGSLDDRYDEAQLQQQHDKSQQQNKTEKQSQDNRMKDGKDAAIVNGTSESPEHKSKSTQNRPGPKAQQQKRKSESTQSKPSTNKDKKAATGAGIAGAAGVAGAAETSKRHHNKKDKQDSKHSNHENDEKSVKNDDQKQSKKGKKAAVGAGAAAGVGAAGVAHHNNQNKHHNEEKNSNQNNQYNDQSEGKKKGGFMKILLPLIAAILILGAIAIFGGMALNNHNDSKSDDQKIANQSKKDSDKKDGAQSEDNKDKKSDSNKDKKSDSDKNADDDSDNSSSNPNATSTNNNDNVANNNSNYTNQNQQDNANQNSNNQQATQGQQSHTVYGQENLYRIAIQYYGEGTQANVDKIKRANGLSSNNIHNGQTLVIPQ from the coding sequence GTGTCTAATAATAATTTTAAAGATGATTTCGAAAAGAATCGTCAATCTATTAATCCAGACGAACATCAAACAGAATTAAAAGAAGATGATAAAACAAATGAAAATAAAAAAGAAGCTGACTCTCAAAACAGTTTATCTAATAACTCAAATCAACAATTTCCTCCGAGAAATGCCCAACGACGAAAAAGACGCAGAGAGACAGCAACTAATCAAAGCAAACAACAAGACGACAAACATCAAAAAAATAGTGACGCTAAAACTACAGAAGGTTCATTAGATGACCGTTATGACGAAGCACAGTTACAGCAACAACATGATAAATCGCAACAACAAAATAAAACTGAAAAACAATCACAAGATAATAGAATGAAAGATGGAAAAGATGCAGCTATTGTAAATGGAACATCTGAGTCACCAGAACATAAATCAAAATCAACACAAAATAGACCCGGCCCTAAAGCTCAACAACAAAAGCGTAAATCAGAAAGTACGCAATCAAAACCGTCAACAAACAAAGATAAAAAAGCAGCTACAGGTGCTGGAATAGCTGGTGCAGCTGGTGTTGCTGGTGCAGCAGAAACATCCAAACGTCATCATAATAAAAAAGATAAACAAGATTCTAAACACTCAAACCATGAGAATGACGAAAAATCTGTTAAAAATGATGACCAAAAGCAATCTAAAAAAGGCAAAAAAGCAGCAGTCGGTGCTGGCGCAGCTGCAGGAGTTGGTGCGGCTGGTGTTGCGCATCATAATAATCAAAATAAACATCATAATGAGGAAAAAAATTCTAATCAAAACAATCAGTACAATGACCAATCAGAAGGTAAGAAAAAAGGTGGTTTCATGAAAATCTTGTTACCACTTATAGCAGCCATTCTTATTCTAGGTGCAATAGCAATATTCGGTGGTATGGCTCTAAATAATCACAACGATAGTAAAAGTGATGACCAAAAAATAGCGAATCAAAGTAAGAAAGACTCAGATAAAAAAGATGGTGCGCAATCCGAAGATAACAAAGACAAAAAATCTGATAGTAACAAAGACAAAAAATCTGATTCTGATAAGAACGCAGATGATGACTCTGATAATAGTTCCTCAAATCCTAACGCTACTTCAACTAATAATAACGATAATGTAGCCAATAATAACTCAAATTATACAAACCAAAATCAACAAGATAATGCAAACCAAAATAGCAATAATCAACAGGCAACTCAAGGTCAACAATCACATACAGTATACGGTCAAGAAAACTTATATCGTATCGCCATACAATATTATGGAGAAGGAACTCAAGCTAACGTAGATAAAATTAAACGTGCGAATGGATTAAGCAGTAATAATATTCATAATGGTCAAACATTAGTTATTCCTCAATAA
- the ypdA gene encoding bacillithiol disulfide reductase YpdA, which yields MQTIESIIIGGGPCGLSAAIEQKKKGIETLVIEKGNVVESIYNYPTHQTFFSSSDKLSIGDIPFIVEDSKPRRNQALVYYREVVKHHQLNIHPFEEVLTVKKINNKFAITTTKGVYECKYLTVATGYYGQHNTLEAEGAELPKVFHYFKEAHPYFNQNVVIIGGKNSAVDAALELEKAGANVTVLYRGEQYPKAIKPWILPNFESLVNHEKITMEFNATVTKITDHSVTYEKDGQLIEIDNDYVFAMIGYHPDYDFLKTIGIDIHTNEYGTAPVYNRETFETNVENCYIAGVIAAGNDANTIFIENGKYHGGVITQSILTKKQTPLET from the coding sequence ATGCAAACTATTGAAAGCATCATTATAGGTGGCGGTCCATGCGGATTAAGCGCGGCAATTGAACAAAAGAAAAAAGGTATTGAAACATTAGTAATTGAAAAAGGTAATGTTGTTGAATCAATCTATAATTATCCAACACATCAGACTTTTTTCTCATCAAGTGATAAATTAAGTATCGGCGATATTCCTTTTATTGTTGAAGATAGTAAGCCAAGACGTAATCAAGCGCTTGTATATTATAGGGAAGTCGTTAAACATCATCAACTTAACATACATCCATTCGAAGAAGTTTTAACAGTTAAAAAAATAAACAATAAATTTGCAATTACAACTACAAAAGGTGTATATGAATGTAAATATTTAACTGTTGCTACGGGTTATTATGGTCAACATAACACTTTAGAAGCGGAAGGGGCAGAATTACCAAAAGTATTCCATTACTTTAAAGAAGCACATCCGTATTTTAATCAAAATGTTGTTATTATTGGAGGCAAAAACTCTGCTGTTGATGCTGCCTTAGAATTAGAAAAAGCTGGTGCTAATGTAACTGTTTTATATCGTGGCGAACAGTACCCTAAAGCAATTAAACCATGGATATTACCCAATTTCGAATCATTAGTCAATCACGAAAAAATTACGATGGAATTTAATGCGACAGTAACCAAAATTACCGATCATTCAGTGACTTATGAAAAAGATGGTCAACTTATAGAAATTGATAATGACTACGTTTTTGCTATGATTGGTTATCATCCAGATTACGATTTCTTAAAAACAATAGGTATTGATATCCATACCAATGAATATGGAACTGCTCCTGTTTATAATCGAGAAACATTCGAAACAAACGTCGAAAATTGTTATATAGCTGGTGTTATTGCTGCGGGTAATGATGCAAATACTATTTTTATCGAAAATGGTAAATATCATGGTGGTGTCATTACACAAAGCATTTTGACAAAAAAACAAACACCTCTTGAAACATAG
- a CDS encoding asparaginase, with amino-acid sequence MKRLLIIHTGGTISMSQDQTNKVITNEENPISQHQNIISQYAEVDEINLLNIPSPHMTISNVVRLRDEIITYSKENIYDGFVITHGTDTLEETAFLIDLLIDIQEPIVITGAMRSSNEIGSDGLYNFISAIRVASSSEANHKGVMVVFNDEIHTARNVTKTHTSNINTFQSPNQGPLGVLTKNRVQFYHHPYRQTTYQYIDVNLRVPLVKAYMGMEDDVLSFYSQQHVDGIVIEALGQGNLPKSCLNGLQQCLKKNIPLVLVSRSFNGIVSPVYAYEGGGADLKNNGVIFSNGLNGPKARLKLLVGLSQDMTQNQLERYFEE; translated from the coding sequence ATGAAACGTCTACTTATCATACATACTGGTGGCACAATAAGTATGTCACAAGATCAAACTAATAAAGTGATAACGAATGAAGAAAATCCAATATCACAACATCAAAATATCATTAGTCAATATGCAGAGGTTGACGAAATCAATCTTTTAAATATACCCTCGCCGCATATGACAATTTCGAATGTTGTGCGATTAAGAGACGAAATCATTACATATTCTAAAGAAAATATATATGATGGATTTGTCATTACTCATGGAACAGATACACTTGAGGAAACAGCTTTTTTAATAGATTTATTAATTGATATTCAAGAGCCTATAGTAATTACTGGAGCAATGAGATCATCCAATGAAATTGGTTCCGATGGTCTCTATAATTTTATTTCTGCTATAAGGGTTGCTTCTTCATCTGAGGCTAATCATAAAGGTGTTATGGTCGTATTTAATGATGAGATTCACACTGCTCGTAATGTGACAAAGACACATACTTCGAATATTAATACATTTCAAAGTCCTAATCAGGGGCCTCTAGGTGTACTTACCAAGAATCGAGTACAATTTTATCATCATCCTTACAGACAAACTACCTACCAATATATCGATGTAAATTTACGTGTTCCACTTGTAAAAGCATACATGGGTATGGAAGATGATGTACTATCATTTTATTCACAACAACACGTTGATGGTATAGTCATCGAAGCACTAGGACAAGGTAACCTTCCAAAAAGTTGTCTTAATGGACTACAGCAATGTCTAAAGAAAAACATTCCTCTAGTTCTCGTATCTAGATCATTCAATGGTATTGTTAGTCCTGTATATGCTTATGAAGGTGGTGGCGCAGATTTGAAAAATAATGGTGTTATTTTTTCGAACGGTTTAAATGGACCAAAGGCAAGGCTAAAATTACTAGTTGGTTTGAGTCAAGACATGACTCAAAATCAATTAGAGCGATATTTCGAAGAGTAA
- the cmk gene encoding (d)CMP kinase, which translates to MSSINIALDGPAAAGKSTIAKRVASRLSMIYVDTGAMYRAITYKYLQNGKPENFDYLINNTKLELTYDEVKGQRILLDNQDVTDYLRENDVTHHVSYVASKEPVRSFAVKIQKELAAKKGIVMDGRDIGTVVLPDAELKVYMIASVAERAERRQKENEQRGIESNLEQLKEEIEARDHYDMNREISPLQKAEDAITLDTTGKSIEEVTNEILSLL; encoded by the coding sequence ATGAGTTCAATTAATATTGCACTAGATGGCCCAGCTGCTGCAGGTAAGAGTACAATTGCTAAACGTGTAGCCAGTCGTCTATCAATGATATATGTTGATACAGGAGCAATGTATCGTGCCATTACATATAAATATTTACAAAATGGCAAACCCGAAAATTTTGATTATCTGATTAATAACACTAAACTTGAGCTTACTTATGATGAAGTAAAAGGGCAAAGAATCTTACTAGATAATCAAGACGTCACTGATTATTTAAGAGAAAATGATGTAACACATCACGTATCTTATGTTGCTTCTAAAGAACCAGTGCGTTCATTTGCAGTGAAAATACAAAAAGAATTAGCTGCTAAAAAAGGTATCGTTATGGATGGCCGAGATATTGGTACAGTTGTATTACCAGATGCCGAATTAAAAGTTTATATGATTGCATCTGTTGCTGAACGTGCTGAACGTCGACAAAAAGAGAATGAGCAACGTGGCATTGAATCAAATTTAGAACAATTAAAGGAGGAAATTGAAGCACGAGATCATTATGATATGAATCGTGAAATTTCGCCATTACAAAAAGCCGAAGATGCTATTACACTTGATACAACTGGCAAATCTATAGAAGAGGTAACAAATGAAATATTATCTCTACTTTAA